TCAAGGGACGCGGCGTTACCGTCGATCTCGACACGCTCGCCTGGGATGACACGAAGGTCTATGACCTGCTTCAGCGCGGCGATACGGTCGGCGTGTTCCAGCTGGAATCCGAAGGCATGCGCAAGACTCTGGCCGCCGTGCGCCCGACCAATTTCGGCGACATCATCGCGCTCGTGTCGCTCTACCGCCCTGGCCCGATGGACAATATTCCGATGTTCGGGCGCCGCAAGAATGGCCAGGAAGAGATTGAATATCCACACATCCTGCTGAAACCGATCCTCGAAGAAACCTATGGTATCTTCGTCTATCAGGAACAGGTGATGCAGGCCGCGCAGATATTGGCCGGCTACAGCCTAGGCGACGCCGACCTTCTGCGCCGCGCCATGGGCAAGAAGGTGAAGGCGGAGATGGACGCGCAGCGTTCGCGCTTCGTCGAAGGCTGCGCCAGAAGCGACATCAAACCGGCCAAGGCCAATGAACTGTTCGACTTGATCGACAAGTTCGCCGGCTATGGCTTCAACAAGTCGCACGCCGCCGCCTATGCCCTGCTCGCCTATCAGACGGCGTGGCTCAAGGCGCATTATCCGGCCGAATTCTATGCTGGGTCGATGGCGTTCGATATCCATCTCACGGAAAAACTGACCGTTTTCGTCGACGATATGCGGCGCATGGGGATGACCTGCCTGCCGCCCGACATCAACCGGAGCGAGGCGGACTTCACCGTCGAGGCGGTGCCGTTCGAGGGGGACGATCCACGCCTGGGCTTTGCCGTGCGCTATGCGCTGGGTGGCCTCAAGGGCGTTGGCGAGAAGGCGATGGAGCAACTCGTCGCCGAGCGCGCGGCCAGCGGGCCGTTCAAGAGTCTGGACGATCTGGCCGACCGGATCGAGCCGCGCCTGCTCAACCGGCGCCAGCTTGAAAGCCTGGCCGCTGCCGGCGCGTTCGATACCATCCATGCCGATCGGGCCGGGGTGCATGCCGCCGCCGAAACCATCCTGAGCGTTGCGGCGAGCGCGGCGCAGGCGCGTGAGAGTGGGCAGGGCGGCCTGTTCGGTGATGTCGAGACGCCCCATGCCGATGTCCGCATTCCGCCGCACCAGGCGTGGACCGTGTCGGACCGCATGGCGCAGGAAAAGGATGCCTTCGGCTTCTATTTCTCGGCGCATCCGGTCGATCGTTTCCGTCATCTGGCTGACGCACGCGGCGCAAAAAGCTATGGCGAAATCTGTTCGCAGCCGATGGGCATGCCTAACGCCGAAGGGCGCGTGATGGGCATCATGGCGGCGATGGTCGAGGATGTGCGCTGGCGCGAGACGCGGCGCGGCGCCCGCTATGCCAACGCGACCTTTTCCGACCAGAGTGGCCAGTTCCAGGCGAGCTGTTTCGACGAGGATGCCTGCAAGCAGATCGAGGAAATGGCCCGAGAAGGTGACTGCGCCCTGCTGCATGTCGAACTGGATCGCCTGCCGGGTGAAGAAACGCCGCGAGTTACGGTGCGGCGGGTCGAACCCTTCCGCGAGATTGCCAATGCCTCCCGCATGGAACTGGTGCTCGATGTCGAGGCGCCGGGCGCGATCGAGACGCTGGCGGGCATATTGTCGCGCAGTCGCGGCGGACGCTGCGAAGTCTTCGTGCGGGCGCCGATCGGTGATGGTCAGGCGGCGCGGGTCTTTCTAGGCGACGATTTTACCCTGGGTGCAGATCAGGTCGATGATATCGGCGCAATTCAAGGAATTATCGTTCATAGCTTAAAGCGCATGGAGGCAAAGTCGGACGGCTATCGCGCCCGTAACCGACGTTCCGTGCTGCGCCTGGTCGGATGAGCGTCCTAGAATAACTGCATCTGTGCGCCGGCCGGAGGCCGGAACAGGTCGGCGCGGATGTTGATCCGTTCCTGCCCGAGGCCGGCCTTGCGGCGGGCCTTGGTGAAACGGGTGCGGGTGAGGTCAGCCCAGACGCCCTGGCCCCGCATCCGACTGCCGAAGTCCGGATCATTGTCGCGGCCGCCGCGGATGTCGCGGATCAAGGCCATCACCTTGGCGGCGCGATCGGGATAATGAACGTCCAACCAGGCCCGGAACAGCGGCGCAACCTCATGCGGCAGGCGTACAAGGATATAGTTGACGTCGCGCGCGCCAGCGGTGGCGAGCCGTGCCACCATCTGTTCGATCTCATGGTCGTTGATCGCCGGTATGATTGGCGACATGTTCGCTGACACCGGGATTCCGGCTTCGGCCAGACGAGTGATCGCGGCGATGCGCCGTTCGGGATGGGGCGCGCGTGGCTCCAGCGTCCGGGCGATCCGTGGGTCGAGCGTGGTGACCGAGATCATCACCGCGACCAGATTGTCGCGTGCCAGATCAGCCAACAGGTCGATGTCGCGCACTATGCGATCCGACTTGGTGGTAATGAAGACCGGATGGCGGCATTCCACCATCACTTCCAATATCTGGCGGGTGATGCGCCAATCCTTTTCGATCGGCTGATAGGGGTCGGTATTGGTGCCCATCGCGATCGGCGCGGCTATGTAGCTCCTGCGGGACAATTCACTCCGCAAGAGTGCGGCGGCATCGGGTTTGGCGAACAGCATGGTCTCGAAATCGAGACCGGGAGACAGGTCATGATAAGCATGGGTCGGCCTTGCAAAGCAGTAGATGCACCCATGCTCGCAACCGGCATAAGCATTGATGGACTGGGAAAAGGCGATGTCGGGCGACGCGTTGCGCGAGATGATGGTACGGGGCGTGATCAGCGAGACGCTGGTCCGCAGCTTATGCGCTGGTCCGTCGATCGCCTCGATGGCATCGAGCCAGTCGCCGTCCGCTTCGCGCGCCGCCAGGTTGAACCGCCTGCTGGCCTGATTATGCGTTGCGCCGCGTCCCGAAATGGCTGCCATGGAGCAATAAGAACATATCATGAACTTATTGACAAGGCCGCTTTGGGGGCGTCATGGCTGAACCCTTGAAAACGGGGGAGATATCATGCGTGCTCTTTGGCTGCTTCCGATGCTGATGCTATCCGCGAGCGGAGCGATTGCCGCTACGCCGCCGGCTGATTGCGCCGCCAATCTCGTCTGTGCGAGCCGGCCGCAATCCGTGGTCGAAGCGCTGCAAGGGGCGGGATACAAGGCGGCGCTCACCAAGAACAAGTCGAGCGGCAATCCGATGATCGAGAGCGCGGCAAGCGGCTATAATTTTACGGTCTATTTCTATGGCTGCGAAAAGGCGGCGAACTGCAATTCGCTGCAATTCGCGATCAATTTCGCCGATGATGGCGGCAATACGCCGGAATTGGCCAATAAATGGAACCAGTCCAAACGCTTCATCCAGATGTCGATCGCCGACGACAAGACGCTGGACGTTGCCTACGATGTGAGCACCATCGGAGGGCTGAACCAGGACAATTTCGCCGATGTGGTCGATTGGTGGGCGGTGATGCTGGGTGAGCTGGGCAAGTTCTTCAAGGAAAATCCTGCGCCCACGCTCGAGAAATAGGCGGGATTATCGCTCGGTAAGGCGTGGCATCAGTTCGACGAAGTTACAGGGGCGAAAGCGGCTGTCCAACTGGCTGGCGAGAATGCCGTCCCAAGCATCGCGCACCGCGCCGGTCGAGCCGGGCAGGGCGAAGATATAGGTACCGCGCGCGACACAGGCGGTGGCGCGCGACTGAATGGTCGAGGTGCCGATCGACTGGTAGCTGAGCCATCGGAACAGCTCGCCGAAGCCGGGAATTGGCTTGTCCTGCACCTGGGCCAGCGCTTCGGGCGTGACGTCGCGGCCAGTTACGCCGGTACCACCGGTGGTCAGGATCACGTCGATCTGCGGATCATCGATCCAGGCATGCAGGCGGGCCACGATGGCGCTGCGATCGTCGGTGACGATCAGCCGATCGGCGAGGATATGGCCTGCACCGGTCAGGCGTTCGACAAGCGTGTCGCCGGAGCGATCATCTGCAAGGCTACGGGTATCGGAAACGGTCAGAATGGCGATGCGAACCGGCAGGAATACGCGCGCTTCGTCAATCGGCATCAGTCGGAGCCGCCGGCGATCATCGCCCGACCATCGGCCTTGCTGAGACGCACCAGCTTCACGCCCTTGGCGTTGGGGAAGGTGGGCCACAGGCCCTGCGCCATACCGGTCAGGCAGTCGGCCGTGCCCTTCGCCTGGATCTGGTACATCCAGTAATTGCGCATGACGATGTTCACATAAGCGCGGGTTTCATAATAGGGCAGCGATTCGATGAAGAGCAATGGATCGCCCTTGTCCTTCACCTCGCTGTTCCAGCGTTCCACCGGCAAAGGCCCGGCATTATAGGCGGCCATGACCTTGGGCAGGAGTCCGCCGGTCGCGCTCATGTCGCGCAGCGATTCCAGATATCGCTGGCCATATTCCATATTGGTCGACGGCACGAACAACTGGGATGCGTTGGCCAAGCCCACGTCGCCGGCCGTTCCGGGACGAACCTGCATCAGGCCCCGCGCGCCGGCGCTGGACACCACATCCGAACGGAAGCCGGATTCCTGCAGAGTATGGGCATAGATCAGTGCCGGATCGACGCGCCAGCCGCCATCCGGTCGCCAATCGGGCGCCGGGAAACGCGCAAAGCTGTCGGGCTGCTTACCGGCCGGGCCATTATGGGCCAGCCACAGCTGGGTTTCGGGCAGGCTAAGCGCGCTGGCAAGACGCAGCAGCGCATCATATTGCGCGGTTCCGCCAATCTTGGCCTGATAGCGCAAGGTTTCGTCGGCGCGGCCCAATTCCCCAATGGCGGCCAGCGCGATCGCACTGCGGATATTGGGACTGTCCTTGAGCTGGCGCCATTCGCCATCGCCAAAGCGAGCAGCCATCGGCGCGCCGCCCAGGGGCATGCCGAGCGTCTCGCGTGCCAGCAAGCCGTAGAAGGTCTCGTCCGATCGCGCCGCGACCTTGAGCATATTCTCGACCTTCTCGGCCTCGCCGCAGACCATATAGGCCCGCGATGCCCAATAAGCACCGGCCGCCCGCATATCGTCGTTGGCGGCGAGGGCGGCGACGTTGGCAAAGGCCGGCGCAGCCGCGCGGCAATCATTCTGACGCCATGCGGCCAGGCCGGTGGTCCAGTGCGCCTGCACCGTCCAGTCGCCCCCGGCGCGGGTTTCGAGCGCCTTGGCCGCCAGCCGGCGCGCATTGAGATCATCGCTTTCGATATAATAGGCCCAGGCCACGCGCTGGCGCACCTCGGTCAGGCCTTCGGGGGTCAGGCCGGCCTCGCCGGCGGCGAGCAAGCCTTCCGCGCCGGCGGGATCATCATTCTTCACGAAGGTCTGGATCTGGCCGGACAACGCCTGGGCCAGGATATCGGTCTTGGTGCCGGTGACATATTGGCGGCGCGGAGCAGCGCCGAGCCACACCATCTTCTGCACCTGCGGCAGCGTGGGGAGGATGGTCGCACCGCGCTTTTGCGCCAGGCGCGACAGTTGATCTGCCTTGGGCAACCAAGGCGCCTTGTTGATGAGGTCCAGTAATTCAAACAGTTCGACCCGGGGCGAGCCCTTGGCGAGATACAATTCGGACAGGGCCATTGGACGGAGGGCATCCTGCGCGTCGAGTGCGACGATCATCGCCTTGGCATCGGGCCATTTCTGGTCGCGCAGGGCTGCGAAGATGGCGCTGTAGCGTGCCTTGTCGCCGTCGGACAGGTGCAGGGGCGACGCCGGCGCGGCGCTGGTGGGAATCTGTGGCAGCGTATTGGCCGTTTCGGCATGGGCGGGAGCGCCAAGGGCCGCCGCAAGCGACGTCAGGGCCAGGCAGGATAAACGGGTCGCGGCGCGAATCACGGATGATGTTCCTCGATCAGGCTTTGCAGGGCGTGCCAGCATTCGATCTTCGCAGCCGGCTGTGTCAGCAGCAGGCGGGGATGGAATGTGGCAACGGCGGACACAATGCCGCCGTCATGGTTAAAGGGGTGTAAACCGGACGTGTCGGGCACGGATCCGGTCGGAAGCAGGGCACGGATTGTCCTGTCGCCCAGCAGCAGCAGGCGATGGGGTGCGGCAAGATGGACGTGGAGGCGCATGCGATCGGCAACGGTGGCAAGGTCGCTGGCTTCCACCATGCCGCCGGGCGGGCGGACGGTAAACAGGGATGCCAGCGCGATCGCATCACGGCTGAGGCCGATCGCGCGTAGCATGGCATCGAACAGAACGCCGGCGCGATCCGCGAACAGCGTGCCGGCGCCAGCATCGGCCAGATCCGGCATGTCGGTGATCACCATCAGCGGCGCCCGGGCCGGGCCGGTCGGCAGGATCGGCTGGCCGGGCCAGCGTCGTTCGGGCTGGGCCGAATCCGTGGCAAGCCAGGAAAGAAAGGCGTCGAGCGTCCTGGGCTTGTCGGGAGCGGGCGGCGCGATCGGTGCAGCGGCACCGGCCAAGCCCGGGGACCGCGCAGAAGCCAGCCGCAGCCAGTTCACCGGCGCTTCCGCTACGGCGCCGTCTACCCCCGCCAATGCCCACCACGCCAAATAGGCGTGCGGCATCCCGGCTTCAAAGTCCCGCTCAATTCCCCGCATCATTTGCCCTTGGGCCAGAGGTTGACGCGGGGGTCAAGAATCTTCATCGCGTGAGATGTCAAAACGTTGGAGTAATAAGGCGACTGGATGGACGGGCACGATCCCGCTGGCGCCTTCATGGAGGGATTATGAGCGAACGGGAATCGATGCCCTATGACATCGTCATTGTCGGCGGGGGACCGGCCGGGCTGTCCGCAGCGATCCGGCTGAAGCAACTGGCGAATGATGCGGGGCAGGAACTGGCGGTCT
The sequence above is drawn from the Sphingobium sp. AP49 genome and encodes:
- the dnaE gene encoding DNA polymerase III subunit alpha, with amino-acid sequence MSHSAFVPLRIFSSFTMLEGAIDPKKIAKQAKALGFPAAAITDRNGLYGSMAFSDGCKGEGVQPIVGAMLGVARPGRPSNAPAVHDWIALYAQDAGGYDNICALVSMAHLDRPLEEVPHVTLDMLEGRTDGVIALTAGGEGAIARLFAEDQPDAALAYADRLQALFPDRLYVEICRRLDPVEGKAEPHLLDLAYDRNLPLVATNPTCFAEPEFHAAHDVMLCIADGAYVETPDRRTSSPDAWMKPAAEMKRLFEDLPEALANTLVVAQRCAVMAPKRKPILPSLAGDIEGEARMLREQASAGLDARLEKLDITSDEGRQPYLDRLKFETDIIIQMGFPGYFLIVADFIKWAKDHDIPVGPGRGSGAGSLVAWALTITDLDPLQLGLLFERFLNPERVSMPDFDIDFCETRRGEVIRYVQQKYGVDHVAQIITFGKLKARAVLKDTGRVLQMSYGQVDRLAKLVPNHPTDPWTLERSLNGVAEFKAEYDNDNQVKRLIDYAMKLEGFPRHSSTHAAGVVIGDRPLSQLVPLYRDPRSDMPVTQFDMKFVEGAGLVKFDFLGLKTLSVLQKAVQLLKGRGVTVDLDTLAWDDTKVYDLLQRGDTVGVFQLESEGMRKTLAAVRPTNFGDIIALVSLYRPGPMDNIPMFGRRKNGQEEIEYPHILLKPILEETYGIFVYQEQVMQAAQILAGYSLGDADLLRRAMGKKVKAEMDAQRSRFVEGCARSDIKPAKANELFDLIDKFAGYGFNKSHAAAYALLAYQTAWLKAHYPAEFYAGSMAFDIHLTEKLTVFVDDMRRMGMTCLPPDINRSEADFTVEAVPFEGDDPRLGFAVRYALGGLKGVGEKAMEQLVAERAASGPFKSLDDLADRIEPRLLNRRQLESLAAAGAFDTIHADRAGVHAAAETILSVAASAAQARESGQGGLFGDVETPHADVRIPPHQAWTVSDRMAQEKDAFGFYFSAHPVDRFRHLADARGAKSYGEICSQPMGMPNAEGRVMGIMAAMVEDVRWRETRRGARYANATFSDQSGQFQASCFDEDACKQIEEMAREGDCALLHVELDRLPGEETPRVTVRRVEPFREIANASRMELVLDVEAPGAIETLAGILSRSRGGRCEVFVRAPIGDGQAARVFLGDDFTLGADQVDDIGAIQGIIVHSLKRMEAKSDGYRARNRRSVLRLVG
- a CDS encoding PA0069 family radical SAM protein yields the protein MAAISGRGATHNQASRRFNLAAREADGDWLDAIEAIDGPAHKLRTSVSLITPRTIISRNASPDIAFSQSINAYAGCEHGCIYCFARPTHAYHDLSPGLDFETMLFAKPDAAALLRSELSRRSYIAAPIAMGTNTDPYQPIEKDWRITRQILEVMVECRHPVFITTKSDRIVRDIDLLADLARDNLVAVMISVTTLDPRIARTLEPRAPHPERRIAAITRLAEAGIPVSANMSPIIPAINDHEIEQMVARLATAGARDVNYILVRLPHEVAPLFRAWLDVHYPDRAAKVMALIRDIRGGRDNDPDFGSRMRGQGVWADLTRTRFTKARRKAGLGQERINIRADLFRPPAGAQMQLF
- a CDS encoding YbjN domain-containing protein; this translates as MRALWLLPMLMLSASGAIAATPPADCAANLVCASRPQSVVEALQGAGYKAALTKNKSSGNPMIESAASGYNFTVYFYGCEKAANCNSLQFAINFADDGGNTPELANKWNQSKRFIQMSIADDKTLDVAYDVSTIGGLNQDNFADVVDWWAVMLGELGKFFKENPAPTLEK
- the moaB gene encoding molybdenum cofactor biosynthesis protein B — translated: MPIDEARVFLPVRIAILTVSDTRSLADDRSGDTLVERLTGAGHILADRLIVTDDRSAIVARLHAWIDDPQIDVILTTGGTGVTGRDVTPEALAQVQDKPIPGFGELFRWLSYQSIGTSTIQSRATACVARGTYIFALPGSTGAVRDAWDGILASQLDSRFRPCNFVELMPRLTER
- a CDS encoding lytic transglycosylase domain-containing protein, with the protein product MIRAATRLSCLALTSLAAALGAPAHAETANTLPQIPTSAAPASPLHLSDGDKARYSAIFAALRDQKWPDAKAMIVALDAQDALRPMALSELYLAKGSPRVELFELLDLINKAPWLPKADQLSRLAQKRGATILPTLPQVQKMVWLGAAPRRQYVTGTKTDILAQALSGQIQTFVKNDDPAGAEGLLAAGEAGLTPEGLTEVRQRVAWAYYIESDDLNARRLAAKALETRAGGDWTVQAHWTTGLAAWRQNDCRAAAPAFANVAALAANDDMRAAGAYWASRAYMVCGEAEKVENMLKVAARSDETFYGLLARETLGMPLGGAPMAARFGDGEWRQLKDSPNIRSAIALAAIGELGRADETLRYQAKIGGTAQYDALLRLASALSLPETQLWLAHNGPAGKQPDSFARFPAPDWRPDGGWRVDPALIYAHTLQESGFRSDVVSSAGARGLMQVRPGTAGDVGLANASQLFVPSTNMEYGQRYLESLRDMSATGGLLPKVMAAYNAGPLPVERWNSEVKDKGDPLLFIESLPYYETRAYVNIVMRNYWMYQIQAKGTADCLTGMAQGLWPTFPNAKGVKLVRLSKADGRAMIAGGSD
- a CDS encoding uracil-DNA glycosylase family protein, whose protein sequence is MPHAYLAWWALAGVDGAVAEAPVNWLRLASARSPGLAGAAAPIAPPAPDKPRTLDAFLSWLATDSAQPERRWPGQPILPTGPARAPLMVITDMPDLADAGAGTLFADRAGVLFDAMLRAIGLSRDAIALASLFTVRPPGGMVEASDLATVADRMRLHVHLAAPHRLLLLGDRTIRALLPTGSVPDTSGLHPFNHDGGIVSAVATFHPRLLLTQPAAKIECWHALQSLIEEHHP